TCACAGATGATGAGAAACTGTTGTTTGGAATCATTTCAGTGAGAATGGAACGTCCCGGTCTTGCCTGAAGACTCTGCATGGGGGTCATTTCACATCATTCCACACAAAGACACAGCTTCAGCATCAATCCTCCCCAAGGGCCAGCACTCCACATTTATCTTAACTTTTATAGTTCTAAGGAACAAGGACCCTGAGTCTGTTTCTCAGCCCTGCTGCTAATCAGAATGTGATGTTCCTAGTGAAgcctaaaataatgtttttaacagGACATGATTCTCCCCAGACCACACGACTCTTGTGAGTGACTGACCAATGACATCTCCAGCCCCTGTGAACATTCTCCTGTCTCCTGAACAAAGATTACTGAGAAAAATTCCTAAACTTCCCTTGCTTCAGGACAGCACCCAGTCCACAGCTGACACCACTTCCTCTGATCTCTCCTTAGACTCACTGAGCATAAGCACGAGCCCTAAACAAAGCCCCTTCTAGTCCCTCTTCCTGAGCTGCTCCTCTGTCCTCCATAGCATGCAGTCTCCCTTGCTACAGCAAGTTAATAAAACTAACtttgggccaggtgtagtggctcacacctgtaatcccagcactttgggaggccaagatgggaggatcacgaggtcaggagttcgagcctagcctggccaacgtggcgaaaccccgtctctattaaaaatacaaaaaaattagccaggcgtggtggtgcacgcctataatcttagctacacaggaggctgagacagaagaatagcttgaacccaggaggcggaggttgcagtgagctgagattgcaccactgcactccagcctgtgtgacagagcgagactccgtctcagggaaaaaaaaaaaaaaactgaccacACGTGTTCCTGGTTGTCTTTTTCTGATGGGCTTTATCATAATgactgggttcaagccatttccTCTCCATGAGGTCAATTTGTAGACACATATTAATTTCCATATGATTACTACGTGCCAAGCACTATGGTATATAATTTGTGCtgcatattttattcaattttttgagACTCTGTGAAGAAGGTATcattccctcattttacagatgaggaaactgaggttcagattAAGAACTTCAATAGTACACTGCTAATAAACAGAAGAGGTGGAATTAAATCTAAGTCTTTTCTAGTGGGGTATTATGCAGTCAAACATAAATGTTAAAGACATTTATGAACAAAGGGATGAGGGGTTTCTGAGGGGCCATCTGAGACAGTAGGGGGAGATAACTTAATGCTTAAGGTATGTCTTACAGAGTGAGTCTGAATTTGTCATatgaaaaaatgggaaaagggtgCTCTAAAAAGAGTagtggccaagcacggtggctcacacctgtaatcccaacactttgggaggctgaggcaggtggatcacttgaggtcaggagtttgagaccagcctggccaacatggcaaaaccccgtctctactaaaaatacaaaaattagctgggggtggtggcacgtgcctgtaatctcagctatttgggaggccgaggcaggaaaattgcttgaaccctggaggcaaatgttgcggtgaaccgagatggtgccactgcactccagtctgggtgacagagcgagactccatctcaaaaaaaaagtatatgcaaAGCTTGGCATTGAAAGGATATGGTGaggttgccaggcatggtggcttgtgcctgtactCACAGCTACAGTGGGGTAGATTggttaaggccaggagtttgaaaccagcctgggcaacatagtgagatcctgtctttaaaaaaattaaaaacaaaaattagctggccatggttccacatgcttgtagtcctagctaattgggaggctaaggcaggagcaccgcttgagcccaggagtttgaggatgtaGTTAGCTATGATTGTGtgactgtactccagtctgggtgacaagagtaagaccccatctctttaaaaaataaaaataaaaaagggtatGGTGAGtttgaaaaatagtaaaaagcaGATAAAGCGAAAATGATTCTAGTTGATAGAAGGGCAGTATGGAGGATGAAAAGAGTAGAAACAGACTGGAGACAGGAAAGCCAGGTAGGAGGCAGTCTCTGTAATTAGGCAAGAACTAATGAGGGTTTGGACTAAGGAAGAAACAGTGGAAATGAAGACAAGAAGCTGAACTCACAGAAACATTCTGGAGGTCACATAAGCAGGATTTTGACAACAGATTCGTTTGTTGTATGAAGATCCTGGACTGAATGAAGTCTAGGGTTTGGGAGTTTTGAAGGGATAATGACCCATTAAATGAGCTGGCAAATACAGGTGGTAAAGCAGGTCTGGGATGTTCAGAGAAGGGTGGGAACACGGAATGGATGCCAAAAGCTGGGAGAAACGCCAAGTTCATGCCTATGGAAAAATGGAATTGAGGATGGGGCTAAAATTGGACAGAGGAAACTTAATCtgtaatgtttttcttcttttcaaaaataacttGAAGTGATTGTACATATCTGGTGTGATATACACAAATgcttaatttctgtatttttaaaaaacttcccaAAACTAGTACttggaattatttaaaataatgtagcaAACATTTTTGGAGTGCCTGCTATGTGTCTGGCACTGTTTCAGGCATTTGAAATATTTGCTCTCTATGAAGCCTTCCTTTCAGCAGTTAGCAGGCCTggagttcaaaagccagaaactAGCTTCTGATTCTGACGCAGTCAGTAAGTGCATGACCTGGGCAAGTTGCTTCCCTGCCGCGTCCCACGCCCCCCAAACCCCCAACCCCCGACCCGCGCCAGGGATCTATCGCAGTTCTCAAGTCCTGTGACTTAATACCGCAGCTGGCAGCTCAGAATTCCTTATTCTTACAGAGCTGGTCCCCACAGTACCGCCCCTGGGCGTAAACTCCTCCAAACAGGGAGTGTAGATGATGGGCTGACCTAAGAACGGTTTCCAAATGGTCCTttacacctctgcctcccaccccacTCTAGCCCAGGATGACAGATTTTCCTCGTGCAATTTCAAATTTGCAAGGGAATCTTGAATATTTTTTGGTAATGAGAGAGGGTAGATTATATGTCCTAATCCCAGACTAATCAGATTAACAGCAACTTGGGGACATTCAGTACCAGGAACTGTTTTAGGTGCTGTGGAGAGAAgagttaaaaatgaaacaaaaattattgCCTTCATGAGCCTTACATTAGTGGAcagagtccaaaaaaaaaaagtgacaacgTAATGCGCTACTGCGACACAAAGCAAAGCAAGGTGGGCAAGCAACACCAGTTCTTTATTCCCGCACGCAACAATCCCCAAGTAGCTCTTCCGGGTCACTGCCGGCTTCACGGGCTCCAGACTCCGCCCATGGCCCGTCCTTCAGGCCTTGACTCCGCCCACGCATCAACGTAGAATTTCCCGGCCGGGCCCCATGAAGTGCCGCCCACCCGCGACGCCGACGCGAGGCTGCTGCTATGGGGCCGGGCGGCCGTGTGGCGCGGCTGCTTGCGCCACTAATGTGGCGCAGGGCGGTTTCCTCGGTGGCGGGGTCCGCGGTTAGAACTGAGCCCGGGCTTCGGCTGCTGGCCGTGCAGCGGCTTCCCGTAGGAGCAGCGTTCTGCCGGGCTTGCCAGACCCCAAACTTTGTCCGCGGCCTGCACAGCGAGCCTGGGCTGGAGGAGCGGGCGGAGGGGACAGTCAACGAGGGACGCCCAGAATCGGACGCGGCAGGTACGGGCGTGGAGAACGAAGGCGACCCTCTCCGGGCAGTCTGGAGTCAGGTCCCAGCCAAGGTGGCTCTGGGTTCCCCTCTTTGTACATTTCTCTTGGAGTCACAAAACTCCTGCACATCCAGAGCTGGAAGGGACTTCAAAGGTTGTTGGCGCCAACCTTCCCGTTTCACAGTGAAGAAATTGAGGGCAAGAGATGAACTGCAAAATCCCAGCCTCCCGGACGGCCACCTCCCACCCTTGGCATCACAGTCTCACCGTCCTCACTTCCTTTTACCCTCTTCCTAGGATCCTGGGAAATGGGTTTGTGGGGACTGTTGGGGCTTGAGGATTCTAAGGAGCCAGGGTCTGGGTGCGAAGGGGTGCGTAGGAAGCGCCAGTAGGAGATGGGTCCAAGTTAATATCCTCTAGTTATTGCTGACGTTTTTAGAAACTTAAGAATGGTAAACAGATCACATCTAAGAATGTAGAGTATGAGAGGGAGAGGCCTTAGTGGGCTTAGCTACTAGGTCTTTTGGAGTCGGCTTTAGAACTTGGGCGAGCTTTTAAATTTACAGCCTGTAATACTCCAAGCTGAAGATCAGAATATCTAAATCTTtacgggaaaaaaaaaatagattttcataGGTAACAGTTGTTAATAACCCGGTGGTTTTATATGAAAACTTGAaggttcaaaataataattactaaaaAATGTAGCTCTTTCGGTGACTGATCTTAGGCCACAGTAATTTtgctaggcctcagtttcttcatctctcagCTGAAGGTTGTGGACCAGATACTACCTAAGAGCCCTTCCAGCTCACAATTCTGTGACCCGTTATGACTGAGATTCAATTTAATATGCTCCAGGATATCACCTCCTACCCATTTTGTGGTGCTGTTTTTCTTTGCACAGCATTTCTGTGATTGTGGTGTATTGCTCCTTTTAAGTATTAGTCAGTAGAAAGTCATTTGTCACTGGTGTCTGGTTCTACTTGCATATGGTTAATAGCGAAGGATGTATAGTGGCTCTGCGTAATCTGAGCACCCTGACCATAAAAGTTGAGCGGCGCTATGATGCTACTGCCCAGGTTCACCTTCCAGGAGGCCTTtaccctgctatctgtaaaaacacttTGGATCTAAACACCCTCATGGAGGAACAGTCAGCTGCCGGCATCTCTGGGTGCATACAGGTCTGTCTGCTTGGCCATCCTGATACAACTATTTGTGCATTTCAGATCATACTGGTCCCAAGTTTGACATCGATATGATGGTTTCACTTCTGAGGCAAGAAAATGCAAGAGACATTTGTGTGATCCAGGTTCCTCCAGAAATGAGATATACAGATTACTTTGTGATTGTTAGTGGAACTTCTACCCGACACTTACATGCCATGGCCTTCTACGTTGTGAAAATGGTAggatgctttcttttctcttttggacCATTAACTGAGTGGAATAGTGACAGTGCATCAGGCCAAGGAGCAACACTTAGAGGGTAAACCCATCATACAAAGTTACAGAAGAAGCCCAAATTTTCAGAATTTGCATGAATTCATTTTATGTTCTTTGATAGTGAAACATATGGGAGCAAATATCCAGCCCTATTGAGTTAGGATATTTCTAAATCTTTTCTCTTGTGACCGCaaggaagatttatttttttttttctaactgagatggagttttgctcttgttgcccaggctggagtgcaatggcgcgatctctgctcaccgcaacctccgcctcccgggtttaagcgattctcctgcctcatcctcccgagtagctgggattacaggcatgcgccaccacgcccagatttttagtagagacgggtttctccatgttggtcaggctggtctcaaactcctgacctcgggatctgcctgcctcagcctcctaaagtgctaggattactggcatgagccaccacacccggccggaaGATAGTATTTTATAACCTGAGGCAAGCTAGAGGACAGTATAACCAGAGGGATTTCTAGAGCCGCTATCCATTGcggtagccactagctacatgtgcctatttaattataaattaaaatataaattcagccgggcgtggtggctcaagcctgtaatcccagcactttggaaggccaaggtgggtggatcacaaggtcaaaagatcaagaccatcctggccaacatggtgaaatgccgtctttactaaaaatacaaaaattagctgggcgtggtggcgtgtgcctgtaattccagctactcgggaggctgaggcaggagaatcacttgaacctgggaggcggaggttgcagtgagctgagattgtgccactgcattccagcctggtgacagagccagactctgtctcaaaaaaaataaataaataagatataaattCAGTTCTGCAGTTATATTAGCTatatttcaaatgctcaatagccACGTTTGGCTAATGGCTACCATATGGGACGGCCATAAAGCATTTTCATAATTGTAAAAcgttctattggacagtgctggccTGGAGTTTCATTCAAAGATTTGAGCATGCCCAGTGTTCCCAAGCACTGTACGGGGTATTGGGAAGGTAAGAACAAAAAAGATGTAGTCCTTGCCCTTACAGGTCTAGTTGAGGAAAGAAAGGGGGATTGTTTTCCAGTTGCACTGAATGTGAATCAGAATGAGGAAGAAAGTACTTGGAAGCCTCTAGCTGACTCTGGTACCATTCCACAGGGCCATCATACCTTTCTTAGTCTTAGTCTGTTGAGAAGTGGTCATAGAGGAGGCAGTTAAGACCGAAAGAGTAGCCAAGATTGTATAGAGAAGgattgtaaaataaaaaggtgGGGCCTGTACACAAAACCCTGGTACAACATGACAGAGCAGAAGAAGATGCCAAAAACAGGGTAATTGGAGAGATAGGAAGAGAACTAGGAAAGCATAAAGAAGAGATATACAAAGACAGCATACCAGGGTCTCTATCAGATGTAATAGTGGGATGGAGTCAGAAGACTTAGTGACCGTTGGACTTGCGGATGTAAAAAGAATGGGAGGTTTTACAGAGAAGTTTctgtgaaagaataaagaaatagaaattgcCTTTACAAAGATTTTagatgagagaaatgcaaaggcAAGAAAGTTGTGTtgtttgtggtaaaatatatataacgtaAAACCtaccatttaatcttttttttttgagactgtcgcacaggctggagtgcagtggctcgatctcagctcactgcaacctctgcctcccgagtttgagtgattctccggcctaagcctcctgagtaggtgggattataggcacccaccaccacgcttggctgatttttctatttttagtagagatggggtttcaccatgttggtcaggctggtctcaaactcctgaccacctcggcctcccaaagtgctgggattacaggcatgagccactgtgcccagcccatttaataattttaaaatgtgttgttcAGTAGCTTTAAGTACCTTCACATTGATGTGCaatcattaccaccatccatctacagaacttttttca
This genomic interval from Gorilla gorilla gorilla isolate KB3781 chromosome 6, NHGRI_mGorGor1-v2.1_pri, whole genome shotgun sequence contains the following:
- the MALSU1 gene encoding mitochondrial assembly of ribosomal large subunit protein 1, with translation MGPGGRVARLLAPLMWRRAVSSVAGSAVRTEPGLRLLAVQRLPVGAAFCRACQTPNFVRGLHSEPGLEERAEGTVNEGRPESDAADHTGPKFDIDMMVSLLRQENARDICVIQVPPEMRYTDYFVIVSGTSTRHLHAMAFYVVKMYKHLKCKRDPHVKIEGKDTDDWLCVDFGSMVIHLMLPETREIYELEKLWTLRSYDDQLAQIAPETVPEDFILGIEEDDTSSVTPVELKCE